In the genome of Haemophilus pittmaniae, one region contains:
- the rpe gene encoding ribulose-phosphate 3-epimerase: MKPYLIAPSILSANLACLGDDVKNVLNAGADVIHFDVMDNHYVPNLTFGPAVCQALRDYGIQAPIDVHLMVKPVDRIIPDFAKAGANYITFHPEASEHIDRSLQLIRDHGCKAGLVFNPATPLSYLDYVLDKVDVILLMSVNPGFGGQSFIPSTLNKLRQARRLIDESGLDIRLEIDGGVKVDNIAEIAAAGADMFVAGSAIFGKTDYKQIIDKMRSELSSIK, translated from the coding sequence ATGAAACCCTATCTTATAGCCCCCTCAATACTTTCTGCGAATTTAGCCTGCTTAGGCGACGATGTGAAAAATGTGCTTAATGCTGGTGCTGATGTGATTCACTTTGATGTCATGGATAACCACTATGTTCCAAACTTAACATTTGGTCCTGCAGTTTGTCAGGCATTACGTGATTATGGGATCCAAGCGCCTATTGATGTGCACTTGATGGTAAAACCCGTTGATCGCATTATTCCCGATTTTGCTAAAGCCGGAGCTAATTACATCACATTTCATCCTGAAGCTTCTGAACATATTGATCGTTCATTACAGCTTATTCGCGATCATGGCTGTAAAGCCGGATTAGTGTTTAATCCAGCCACTCCTCTTAGTTATTTAGATTATGTCTTAGATAAAGTGGATGTCATTTTACTCATGTCGGTGAACCCTGGATTTGGTGGACAATCATTTATTCCATCTACATTAAATAAATTACGTCAAGCGCGTCGCTTAATTGATGAAAGCGGTTTAGATATACGTTTAGAAATTGATGGCGGCGTAAAAGTAGACAATATTGCTGAAATTGCTGCAGCCGGTGCGGACATGTTTGTTGCTGGCTCTGCTATTTTTGGCAAAACAGACTATAAACAAATTATTGATAAAATGCGTTCTGAACTCTCATCTATAAAATAA